Proteins encoded by one window of Halosolutus gelatinilyticus:
- a CDS encoding aldehyde dehydrogenase family protein codes for MSDSIDDTYELFIDGETVEASNNDYLTTEDPATEEPIAEFAAGTAEDVDKAVTAAQDSLEEWQAKKPDERGEIVQRIAHGIREHAETLAEVETLDQGKPLTASRRAVEGAAKCFEYYAGAADKLEGKSIPVGEDTLDFTLREPYGVSAQIIPWNAPLNLSAQGTAPALVAGNAVVIKPAPTTPLSSLHLAEICEEVGVPDGVINVVTGATEPGAALSSHEGVDTISFTGSVPTGQAVMESAAEHITPVTLELGGKNPAIVMPDADIDEAVTAISIGIFSNTGQICAAADRAIVHESIYDEFVEKIVERAEAYTLGAGIENPDMGPLNHAEHYEKVLNYIDIGLEEGATLETGGEALDREGYFVQPTVFSDVRNEMRIAQEEIFGPVLTVIPFSDRKEAVEIANDVELGLTGGIFSYDVKQTLQTARDIEAGTIYVNQWFGGSTATPFGGMKKSGIGREMGLESLDSYLQTKNVCIDLTLDG; via the coding sequence ATGTCCGATTCAATAGATGACACGTACGAGTTGTTTATCGATGGCGAAACGGTAGAGGCCTCGAACAACGATTATCTCACGACGGAAGATCCCGCAACCGAGGAACCGATCGCGGAGTTCGCGGCAGGGACCGCCGAAGATGTTGACAAGGCGGTCACGGCCGCACAAGATTCGCTCGAGGAGTGGCAAGCGAAAAAACCCGATGAGCGAGGAGAGATAGTCCAGCGAATCGCACACGGCATCCGCGAGCACGCCGAGACACTCGCAGAAGTCGAAACACTCGATCAGGGAAAGCCGTTGACCGCATCCCGGAGAGCCGTCGAGGGGGCAGCCAAGTGTTTCGAGTACTACGCGGGCGCGGCGGACAAACTCGAAGGTAAAAGCATCCCAGTAGGTGAAGATACGCTGGATTTCACGCTTCGAGAGCCCTACGGGGTAAGCGCCCAGATCATCCCGTGGAACGCCCCGCTCAACCTCAGTGCGCAGGGAACCGCACCAGCACTCGTCGCGGGAAATGCGGTCGTTATCAAACCTGCACCGACGACGCCGCTTTCGTCTCTCCACCTCGCGGAGATCTGTGAAGAGGTGGGCGTCCCTGACGGCGTCATTAACGTGGTTACTGGGGCGACAGAGCCTGGGGCTGCGTTGTCTTCGCACGAAGGTGTCGACACGATCTCGTTTACCGGAAGCGTACCCACGGGGCAAGCGGTGATGGAGTCCGCAGCGGAGCACATCACGCCGGTCACGCTCGAACTCGGCGGCAAGAACCCGGCGATCGTGATGCCCGACGCCGATATCGACGAGGCCGTAACCGCGATCTCGATAGGGATTTTCAGCAATACAGGACAGATCTGTGCCGCTGCCGATCGGGCCATCGTCCACGAGTCTATCTATGACGAGTTCGTCGAGAAAATTGTCGAACGGGCGGAGGCCTACACGCTGGGCGCGGGCATCGAAAACCCGGATATGGGCCCCCTCAACCACGCGGAACACTACGAGAAAGTGCTCAACTATATCGACATTGGCCTCGAAGAAGGAGCGACGCTCGAGACGGGCGGAGAAGCGCTCGATAGGGAGGGATACTTCGTTCAGCCGACCGTGTTCTCGGATGTCCGTAACGAGATGCGGATCGCTCAGGAGGAAATTTTCGGTCCGGTGCTTACCGTGATACCGTTCTCGGACCGGAAAGAAGCCGTCGAAATCGCGAACGATGTCGAGCTTGGACTCACTGGTGGGATCTTCTCGTACGATGTCAAACAGACGCTTCAGACAGCACGCGATATCGAGGCTGGAACGATCTACGTTAATCAGTGGTTCGGCGGATCGACGGCGACGCCGTTCGGCGGGATGAAGAAAAGCGGAATCGGTCGCGAGATGGGGCTCGAATCACTCGATTCGTACCTCCAGACGAAGAACGTCTGTATAGACCTCACGCTGGACGGGTAG
- a CDS encoding MBL fold metallo-hydrolase, which translates to MLESSVTISCIEFPIEFPPGHVAAYVLDGDEVILFDSGPASRSMEQPITFADQCGYALEEIDHVFLTHPHPDHIGRLRELVEGSDADVYAPLMARDRLNRPLESVTDRIRNTIAESGFDQSKQEQLFDDETRLQRWMRTNFPFDAVDHWLVDDQRITVGERTIDAIWTPGHQADHHCYATTVDGESVLFSGDMAIEPFRAVLLNNRLDREYHNAVVSYQRSLDRLEERDFDRVFPGHGPVHEDPTESFRNDRTSLDRRIEGVADALAAGPMTAAEVAENVLDDAHAMHFFPEILSTLAYLVNRGRASRERAGGLVYYSG; encoded by the coding sequence ATGCTGGAGAGTAGTGTGACGATTTCGTGCATCGAATTCCCGATCGAGTTCCCGCCCGGACACGTCGCTGCGTACGTCCTAGATGGAGACGAGGTGATTCTGTTCGATAGCGGCCCCGCCTCGAGGTCGATGGAACAGCCGATTACGTTCGCCGATCAGTGCGGCTACGCCCTCGAGGAAATCGACCACGTCTTCCTGACTCACCCCCACCCCGACCATATCGGTCGTCTTCGGGAACTGGTCGAGGGAAGCGACGCGGACGTGTACGCCCCGCTCATGGCGCGCGATAGGCTCAATCGACCTCTCGAGAGTGTTACCGACCGGATCCGGAACACGATCGCGGAGAGCGGGTTCGATCAGTCCAAACAGGAACAGTTGTTCGACGACGAAACGCGCTTACAGCGGTGGATGCGGACGAACTTCCCCTTCGATGCCGTCGACCACTGGCTCGTCGACGATCAGCGCATCACCGTCGGCGAACGGACTATCGATGCGATCTGGACGCCCGGCCACCAAGCCGACCACCACTGCTATGCGACGACGGTTGACGGCGAGTCGGTCCTCTTCTCCGGCGACATGGCCATCGAACCGTTCCGTGCGGTTCTCCTCAACAACCGCCTGGACCGCGAGTACCACAACGCCGTCGTGAGCTACCAGCGCTCCCTCGACCGTCTCGAGGAGCGCGACTTCGATCGGGTCTTCCCGGGCCACGGCCCCGTCCACGAGGATCCGACCGAATCGTTCCGGAACGATCGTACCAGTCTCGACCGCCGGATTGAGGGCGTAGCCGACGCACTCGCCGCCGGGCCGATGACGGCAGCCGAAGTCGCTGAAAACGTTCTGGATGACGCTCACGCGATGCACTTTTTCCCCGAGATCCTCAGTACGCTTGCCTATCTGGTCAATCGCGGGCGAGCGTCCCGCGAGCGCGCCGGGGGCCTCGTCTACTACTCCGGCTGA
- a CDS encoding alcohol dehydrogenase catalytic domain-containing protein codes for MTHSVKAAVVEAPETDGFTVTDVELDDPKPGEVRLEIEYAGACHTDWHAVEGALQRNYPVVAGHEGAGRVVEIGEGVTSVEPGDRALTLWVPSCGACEMCVQGHQHLCVRGGESLYEGYLLDGTCRFHRGDEDLAQFLTLGTFAEEIVVPESEVYPIPNVLPTDVASIIGCGVVTGYGSAAHRADIQPNDTVVVIGAGNVGLNAIQGATHAGAGTVIASDLVDLKREKSLEFGADYAIDPDVTDPVEFVHDIAPLGADVVVLSVGVASGELIADTVPLLGPRGELIITAGSPSRNIPISPQQLLDGETEIKGCLYGGASPRRTTAEVIDRYLNDDYLLDELITQEYCLDDVDKAYANLLDGEDVHSVLKLR; via the coding sequence ATGACACATAGTGTCAAGGCTGCGGTCGTCGAAGCGCCGGAGACGGACGGCTTCACGGTGACGGATGTCGAACTGGACGATCCGAAACCCGGTGAGGTACGCCTCGAGATCGAGTATGCGGGCGCTTGCCACACGGACTGGCACGCCGTTGAAGGTGCATTACAGAGGAACTATCCGGTGGTCGCGGGTCATGAAGGTGCTGGACGCGTCGTCGAGATCGGTGAGGGTGTCACGAGCGTCGAACCTGGCGACCGCGCTCTCACCCTTTGGGTTCCCTCGTGTGGCGCCTGTGAGATGTGCGTCCAGGGTCACCAACACCTCTGTGTTCGCGGCGGTGAGAGTCTCTACGAAGGCTACCTTCTCGACGGAACGTGCCGATTCCACCGCGGTGACGAGGATCTAGCGCAGTTCCTGACCCTCGGGACATTCGCCGAAGAGATCGTCGTTCCGGAATCCGAAGTGTACCCGATTCCGAACGTTCTCCCCACCGACGTCGCGTCGATCATCGGCTGTGGCGTCGTGACCGGATACGGGTCTGCGGCCCACCGCGCGGACATCCAGCCCAACGACACGGTGGTCGTCATCGGGGCGGGGAACGTCGGACTGAACGCCATTCAGGGAGCCACCCACGCCGGCGCAGGGACGGTCATCGCGAGCGATCTCGTGGACCTGAAACGCGAGAAGTCACTCGAGTTCGGCGCGGACTACGCCATCGACCCAGACGTTACCGACCCGGTCGAGTTCGTCCACGATATCGCTCCGCTAGGCGCGGACGTCGTCGTGCTCTCCGTAGGCGTAGCTAGCGGTGAGCTCATCGCGGATACGGTTCCGCTCCTCGGTCCTCGTGGAGAACTGATCATCACGGCCGGGTCGCCGAGTCGGAACATTCCCATCTCGCCACAGCAACTCCTTGACGGCGAGACGGAGATCAAAGGCTGTCTTTACGGCGGAGCCAGCCCCCGGCGGACGACGGCGGAGGTCATTGATCGGTATCTCAACGACGATTACCTGCTCGACGAACTGATCACGCAGGAATACTGCTTGGACGACGTCGACAAGGCGTACGCAAACCTCCTCGACGGAGAGGATGTCCACAGCGTCCTGAAATTACGCTGA
- a CDS encoding aldehyde dehydrogenase family protein, whose protein sequence is MTPTIADDDWSRMFLDGKWVPSPSGETLAVADPSTRDRLFDVPAATEDDVNAAFEAAAAAQDEWADASPSRRQGAILDGMDALEESFDDVVDLLISEGGSSTAKATIETQNTLATMGEAATFPARMKGEHAGSNIPNKENIVERRPEGVISVITPWNFPLVLTMRAVAPAIATGNSVVLKPSSETPVTGGLLVAKLFEEAALPDGVLNVVTGSGSDIGDNMAGHPVADVVAFTGSTSVGREVAATAGRNLAIAAMELGGNNAHIVTADADIDEAVEAGTFGSFIHSGQVCLSINRHVVHEDIYDEYVGKLATRAEEIATGSVHDPATIVGPIINESQREQILRFIDDTVDAGATLETGGEVVSLNGVEDSLVVAPTVLSGVTSDMPTACNEHFGPIAPVIPAGDVDEAVEIANDTEYGLSGSVYAGDVGRGREIAQRIDTGMIHVNDQPVNEEPHMPFGGVGASGIGRYNGDEVLQEFTQTKWTSVQHEPRDYGL, encoded by the coding sequence ATGACACCAACTATCGCGGACGATGATTGGTCCCGGATGTTTCTCGACGGCAAGTGGGTCCCATCCCCGAGCGGGGAGACGCTCGCCGTCGCTGATCCGTCCACGAGAGATCGCCTCTTCGACGTCCCGGCCGCGACCGAGGACGACGTCAACGCGGCGTTCGAGGCCGCGGCGGCGGCGCAGGACGAGTGGGCGGACGCGAGTCCGAGCAGACGACAGGGAGCCATTCTCGACGGGATGGACGCCCTCGAAGAATCGTTCGACGACGTCGTCGACCTCCTGATCTCGGAAGGTGGTTCGTCGACGGCGAAGGCTACCATCGAGACCCAGAACACGCTGGCGACGATGGGCGAAGCCGCGACGTTCCCGGCGCGAATGAAGGGCGAACACGCTGGCTCGAACATCCCGAACAAGGAGAACATCGTCGAACGGAGGCCGGAGGGGGTTATCTCGGTCATTACGCCATGGAACTTCCCACTCGTCCTCACGATGCGGGCCGTCGCACCTGCTATCGCGACGGGGAATTCCGTCGTCCTCAAACCCTCCTCGGAGACACCGGTCACGGGCGGACTCCTCGTCGCCAAACTCTTCGAGGAGGCGGCGCTCCCGGACGGAGTCCTGAACGTCGTCACCGGCAGCGGTTCGGATATCGGCGACAACATGGCCGGCCATCCCGTCGCGGACGTCGTCGCGTTCACGGGGTCGACGAGCGTCGGCCGCGAAGTCGCCGCGACCGCCGGCCGGAACCTCGCCATCGCCGCGATGGAACTCGGCGGGAACAACGCACACATCGTCACCGCGGACGCTGACATCGACGAGGCGGTCGAAGCGGGGACGTTCGGCTCGTTCATCCATTCCGGGCAGGTGTGTCTCTCCATCAACCGCCACGTCGTTCACGAGGACATCTACGACGAGTACGTCGGAAAACTCGCGACCAGGGCAGAAGAGATAGCGACCGGCAGCGTCCACGATCCGGCGACCATCGTCGGCCCAATCATCAACGAGTCTCAACGCGAGCAGATACTCCGCTTCATCGACGACACGGTCGACGCCGGTGCGACGCTCGAGACGGGCGGCGAGGTCGTCTCCCTCAACGGCGTCGAAGACTCCCTCGTCGTCGCGCCGACCGTGCTCTCCGGCGTGACGAGCGACATGCCGACGGCCTGCAACGAGCACTTCGGCCCCATCGCGCCCGTCATTCCGGCCGGCGATGTGGACGAGGCGGTCGAGATCGCTAACGATACCGAGTACGGTCTCTCCGGGAGCGTCTACGCCGGCGACGTCGGTCGCGGTCGGGAAATCGCACAGCGGATCGACACCGGGATGATTCACGTCAACGATCAACCAGTGAACGAGGAACCACACATGCCCTTCGGCGGCGTCGGGGCGTCCGGTATCGGCCGCTACAACGGCGACGAGGTGCTCCAGGAGTTCACGCAGACGAAGTGGACGAGCGTGCAACACGAACCGCGCGATTACGGGCTCTGA
- a CDS encoding acyl-CoA dehydrogenase family protein has protein sequence MELLNELLVPESVRTAKHEARAFARKYIEPNAERHFNDGTYPTAVVDAASDAGFVGIEISEEYGGRGASLLESLAITEEFFRADAGIGMAIRGRSFGTNILERYGTDRQKRTRLPLIASGEEFAGMAISEPETGSDLAGMTTAAERDGDEWVIDGEKYWIGNGIDADWVLVYAKTGSNPEDRHGNHSLFIVPTNTSGYTAEHIPEKIGMRASQQARIEFDDCRVREENLVGEEGEGFRMVAEFFDHGRVSTSGHGIGIAAASLEETWKFVEEREEFGRSVSEFQSVRHDLADARTEFESARALTWRAAERVKGTKDATDWAAMAKMKATETAVECTETGMRLHGGRGILNERRISRLYRDARLPIIYEGVNEIQRDLIYRHT, from the coding sequence ATGGAATTACTGAACGAGTTACTGGTTCCGGAGTCAGTTCGGACCGCCAAACACGAGGCTCGAGCGTTCGCACGCAAGTACATCGAGCCGAACGCCGAGCGACACTTCAACGACGGGACGTACCCGACGGCGGTCGTCGACGCAGCGAGCGACGCCGGCTTCGTCGGGATCGAGATCAGCGAGGAGTACGGTGGGCGCGGCGCGTCGCTCCTCGAGAGCCTGGCGATCACGGAGGAGTTTTTCCGCGCGGACGCCGGGATCGGGATGGCGATTCGGGGGCGGAGTTTCGGCACGAATATCCTCGAGCGATACGGGACGGACCGACAGAAGCGAACGCGCCTACCGCTGATCGCGTCGGGCGAGGAGTTCGCCGGGATGGCAATATCGGAACCGGAGACCGGGAGCGACCTCGCGGGGATGACGACCGCCGCGGAGCGCGACGGCGACGAATGGGTGATCGACGGCGAGAAGTACTGGATCGGAAACGGGATCGACGCTGATTGGGTTCTCGTGTACGCGAAGACCGGGTCCAACCCCGAGGATCGACACGGGAACCACTCGCTGTTCATCGTCCCGACGAATACGTCGGGGTACACCGCAGAACACATCCCCGAGAAGATCGGAATGCGAGCGTCCCAGCAGGCCCGCATCGAGTTCGACGACTGCCGCGTTCGGGAAGAGAACCTCGTCGGCGAGGAGGGAGAGGGGTTCCGAATGGTCGCCGAGTTTTTCGATCACGGCCGCGTCTCCACGAGCGGGCACGGCATCGGAATCGCGGCCGCGTCCCTCGAGGAAACGTGGAAATTCGTCGAGGAGCGCGAGGAATTCGGCCGGTCGGTAAGCGAATTCCAGTCTGTCCGACACGACCTCGCGGACGCTCGGACGGAGTTCGAGAGCGCACGCGCGCTAACGTGGCGCGCCGCAGAGCGCGTAAAAGGGACGAAGGATGCAACCGACTGGGCCGCGATGGCGAAGATGAAGGCGACCGAGACCGCCGTTGAGTGTACCGAAACCGGGATGCGACTCCACGGCGGACGCGGCATCCTAAACGAGCGACGAATCTCTCGACTCTACCGCGACGCGCGCCTCCCGATCATATACGAGGGCGTCAACGAAATCCAGCGCGACCTGATCTACCGCCACACGTAG
- a CDS encoding acyl-CoA synthetase, giving the protein MDETDRLENYYFHEQGFDTIEAAEEWFEWEIPETFNIAHYVCDRWAEAKKNDVALYIDAEGERRSAYTFRQLRHYANRFANALEDRHIGPGDRVAVNGTQCLQSLVAHLAAFKLGAVTVPLSVLLGTDGLRYRLANSGSTAFVVARDAIETFREIRDDLDALELVVTTEGFDKEGEVSFWEVIEGYAADFETRRTDSEDDACIIYTSGTTGKPKGAVHAHRHLLGLLPQFISLQRHNTGGDQVARTISEWSWIMSLNQMVLPPLFYGIPVVGSPRGKFEAEKEFELVDRFGITHLNLPPTAVRKMMQVDDAAEKHDLSSLRSFSTGGESAGESIIDWATSTFENAAFVEGYGTTEIGGLICDDPAFGIAHRTGYFGIPSLGHEVAILDLDTGEPIEAPGKIGELAVRYEDDPMLFVGYLDKPEKTAEKVQNGWLLSEDLVSIDEDGYFRFHARDDDLIISSGYRFGPDEIEEALVTHEAVAEAGVIGVPHETRGEIPKAFVVLSEGREPTEERRSDLQQHVKDRLAKYEYPRELEFVEKLPRTSTGKIRRTALRGREGVAE; this is encoded by the coding sequence ATGGACGAGACCGACCGGCTCGAGAACTACTATTTTCACGAGCAAGGGTTCGACACGATCGAAGCGGCGGAGGAGTGGTTCGAGTGGGAAATCCCCGAGACGTTCAACATCGCTCACTACGTCTGCGACCGGTGGGCCGAGGCGAAGAAGAACGACGTTGCCCTATATATCGACGCGGAAGGCGAGCGACGGAGCGCGTACACGTTTCGCCAGCTCCGGCACTACGCGAATCGGTTCGCGAACGCTCTCGAGGACCGGCACATCGGACCGGGCGACCGGGTCGCCGTTAACGGCACGCAGTGCCTGCAGTCGCTCGTCGCCCACCTCGCCGCATTCAAACTCGGTGCTGTCACCGTCCCGCTTAGCGTCCTCCTCGGCACCGACGGGCTGCGATATCGACTCGCAAACTCGGGATCCACCGCGTTCGTGGTCGCTCGAGATGCAATTGAAACGTTCCGAGAGATTCGCGACGATCTCGACGCCCTCGAGCTAGTCGTGACGACCGAGGGGTTCGACAAAGAGGGCGAAGTCAGCTTCTGGGAGGTCATCGAGGGCTACGCGGCGGACTTCGAAACGCGGCGGACGGACTCGGAGGACGACGCCTGTATCATCTACACGAGCGGGACGACTGGCAAGCCCAAAGGCGCGGTCCACGCGCACAGACATCTCTTGGGCCTCCTTCCGCAGTTCATCAGTCTACAGCGACACAACACGGGAGGCGATCAGGTCGCGCGGACGATCTCCGAGTGGTCGTGGATTATGTCCCTGAATCAGATGGTCCTCCCGCCGCTTTTCTACGGGATACCGGTCGTCGGCTCCCCGAGAGGGAAGTTCGAGGCCGAGAAGGAGTTCGAACTCGTCGACCGGTTCGGCATCACGCACCTGAATCTCCCGCCGACCGCGGTGCGCAAGATGATGCAAGTGGACGACGCGGCGGAGAAACACGATCTGAGCAGTCTCCGATCGTTCTCGACCGGCGGGGAGTCCGCGGGAGAGAGCATCATCGACTGGGCGACCAGCACCTTCGAGAACGCGGCGTTCGTTGAAGGCTACGGAACGACCGAGATTGGAGGGCTCATCTGCGACGACCCCGCTTTCGGTATCGCTCACCGAACCGGCTACTTCGGGATTCCGTCGCTCGGACACGAGGTCGCGATCCTCGACCTCGATACAGGGGAGCCGATCGAGGCGCCTGGCAAAATCGGTGAGCTTGCGGTTCGGTACGAGGACGACCCGATGCTGTTCGTAGGCTACCTCGACAAGCCCGAAAAGACGGCAGAGAAGGTTCAAAACGGCTGGCTCCTCTCTGAGGACCTCGTATCGATCGACGAGGACGGCTACTTCCGATTTCACGCCCGCGACGACGATCTGATCATCAGCTCCGGCTATCGGTTCGGCCCGGACGAGATCGAGGAGGCGCTGGTCACCCACGAGGCCGTGGCGGAGGCGGGCGTCATCGGTGTGCCCCACGAGACGCGCGGCGAGATTCCCAAGGCGTTCGTCGTCCTGAGCGAGGGGCGCGAGCCGACCGAGGAGCGACGCTCGGACCTCCAGCAACACGTCAAGGACCGGCTGGCGAAGTACGAGTACCCGCGCGAACTCGAATTCGTCGAGAAGCTTCCTCGTACTTCGACCGGGAAGATCCGCCGAACGGCACTCCGTGGGCGCGAGGGCGTCGCCGAGTAG
- a CDS encoding 3-hydroxyacyl-CoA dehydrogenase/enoyl-CoA hydratase family protein — MGHGIAELSAIAGYEVSLRDIEEPYVEDGYEQLEWSVEKLTEKGQLGDDPVAVLERVRTTTDLDEAVSDADIVIEAIPEDLGMKRNLFEDVEDATEDDAILATNTSSLRVSDIAEPLENPERFCGLHFFNPPVKMDLVEVVSGERTADDVVDAADKFVESLDKRSVLVRKDVPEFVVNNVLVPFMEEAAWMFDEGEAEARQADAAMVFRRGYPMGPFELADFGGLDVLAHSREQWKKSLPDCVETRVENDELGRKTGLGFYDYEDGGVDYEPGDGDGFDTLRVEARMVNEAARLVGQDVADPEDVDIAMRLGGGLPEGTCRTGDKLGLDRALETVESLYEETGAARYEPADHLVELVEAGHTGEDAGKGFYDYADGGPYHYVTHTLDDGVLEVTFDREERLNALSTDMLDEVQRLLESVDTNEVACVTFEGAGDRAFSAGADITGFTIAEPTDLMDVDEAVETIYEFERPTVAKVDGLCLGGGFEIILACDIRIATKGSKLGSPEINLGLIPGGGGTQRLVRLVGEARTKELIFKGEQISAERAADWGILNRAVPDDEFEETVNEFVTTIANGPQTALKAAKQVINGGQNASLNTAIAMESQAFGLLATTDDMLEGVEAFTHDRDPQFD; from the coding sequence ATGGGTCACGGAATCGCCGAACTATCGGCGATCGCAGGTTACGAGGTCTCCCTCCGTGACATCGAGGAACCGTACGTCGAAGACGGCTACGAACAGCTCGAGTGGAGCGTCGAGAAACTCACCGAAAAGGGACAACTCGGTGACGATCCTGTCGCCGTCCTCGAGCGCGTCCGCACGACGACCGACCTCGACGAGGCTGTCAGCGACGCGGACATCGTCATCGAGGCTATCCCGGAGGACCTCGGGATGAAGCGGAATCTATTCGAAGATGTCGAGGACGCTACCGAAGACGACGCGATCCTCGCGACGAACACGTCGAGTCTCAGGGTCAGTGACATCGCGGAACCCCTCGAGAACCCGGAGCGGTTCTGCGGGCTCCACTTTTTCAACCCGCCGGTGAAGATGGACCTCGTCGAAGTCGTCTCCGGGGAGCGGACCGCCGACGATGTCGTCGATGCGGCCGACAAGTTCGTCGAGTCGCTGGACAAGAGGTCCGTTCTCGTCCGAAAGGACGTCCCCGAGTTCGTCGTGAACAACGTGTTGGTTCCCTTCATGGAGGAGGCCGCGTGGATGTTCGACGAGGGTGAAGCAGAGGCCCGACAGGCCGACGCAGCCATGGTGTTCCGGCGGGGCTACCCGATGGGACCGTTCGAACTCGCTGACTTCGGCGGCCTCGACGTGCTCGCACACAGTCGCGAGCAGTGGAAGAAATCCCTCCCCGATTGCGTTGAAACGCGCGTCGAGAACGACGAACTCGGCCGGAAGACCGGATTGGGATTCTACGACTACGAGGACGGCGGCGTCGACTACGAACCCGGCGACGGCGACGGCTTCGACACGCTTCGCGTCGAGGCGCGGATGGTGAACGAGGCGGCGCGTCTCGTCGGTCAGGACGTGGCGGACCCCGAGGACGTCGACATCGCGATGCGTCTCGGCGGCGGTCTCCCGGAGGGAACCTGCCGGACGGGCGACAAGCTCGGCCTCGATCGGGCGCTCGAGACAGTCGAGTCGCTCTACGAGGAGACCGGCGCGGCGCGCTACGAGCCGGCCGATCACCTCGTCGAACTCGTTGAAGCCGGTCACACTGGGGAAGACGCCGGCAAAGGATTCTACGATTACGCCGACGGCGGCCCCTATCACTACGTCACGCACACCCTTGATGACGGCGTACTCGAGGTAACCTTTGATCGCGAGGAGCGCCTGAACGCGCTCTCGACGGACATGCTCGACGAGGTCCAGCGGCTGCTCGAGTCCGTAGACACGAACGAGGTGGCCTGCGTCACCTTCGAGGGGGCCGGCGACAGGGCGTTTAGCGCCGGCGCCGACATCACCGGCTTCACGATCGCCGAGCCGACTGACCTGATGGACGTCGACGAGGCCGTCGAAACGATCTACGAGTTCGAACGACCGACAGTCGCGAAGGTCGACGGGCTCTGTCTGGGTGGTGGCTTCGAGATCATCCTCGCTTGCGACATCCGTATCGCGACCAAGGGATCCAAACTGGGGAGTCCAGAGATCAATCTAGGGCTCATCCCAGGTGGCGGCGGGACTCAGCGGCTCGTTCGCCTCGTGGGCGAAGCGCGCACGAAGGAGCTCATCTTCAAGGGCGAGCAGATCAGCGCCGAACGCGCGGCCGACTGGGGTATCCTGAACCGTGCGGTACCGGACGACGAGTTCGAAGAGACGGTCAACGAGTTCGTGACGACGATCGCGAACGGCCCGCAAACGGCACTCAAAGCGGCGAAACAGGTCATCAACGGGGGGCAGAACGCGAGTCTGAATACGGCGATCGCGATGGAAAGTCAAGCGTTTGGCCTCCTGGCCACGACCGACGACATGCTTGAAGGCGTCGAGGCGTTCACACACGACCGCGACCCGCAGTTCGACTAG